A window of the Odocoileus virginianus isolate 20LAN1187 ecotype Illinois chromosome 20, Ovbor_1.2, whole genome shotgun sequence genome harbors these coding sequences:
- the TERF2IP gene encoding telomeric repeat-binding factor 2-interacting protein 1, protein MAEAMDLGKDPNGPTHSSTLFVREDGSSMSFYVRPSPAKRRLSTLILHGGGTLCRVQEPGAVLLAQPGEAAAEASGDFISTQYILDCVERNEKLELGAYRLGPAPAADQAPETKSGVQAGGVAAAAAGEPEPPSQAGRMVFTDADDVAILTYVKEHARSASSVTGNALWKAMEKSSLTQHSWQSMKDRYLKRLRGQEHKYLLGEAPVSPSSQKLKRKAEQDPEAADSGEPQNKRTPDLPEEEFGKEEIKENEAAVKKMLVEATREFEEIVVDESPDFEIHITMCDDDPPTPEEDSETQPDEEEEEEEEKVSAPEVGAAIKIIRQLMEKFNLDLSTVTQAFLKNSGELEATSSFLESGQRADGYPIWSRQDDLDLQKDDEATRDALVKKFGAQNVARRIEFRKK, encoded by the exons ATGGCGGAGGCGATGGATTTGGGCAAAGACCCCAATGGACCCACTCATTCCTCGACTCTGTTCGTGAGGGAGGATGGCAGCTCCATGTCCTTCTACGTGCGTCCCAGCCCGGCAAAGCGCCGGCTCTCGACGCTCATCCTTCACGGCGGCGGCACTCTGTGTCGCGTTCAGGAGCCCGGGGCCGTGCTGTTGGCCCAGCCCGGGGAGGCGGCGGCCGAGGCCTCGGGAGACTTCATCTCCACGCAGTACATTCTGGACTGCGTGGAGCGCAACGAGAAGCTCGAGCTGGGGGCCTACCGTCTGGGCCCGGCTCCGGCGGCCGACCAGGCCCCAGAGACGAAGTCCGGGGTCCAGGCCGGGGGCGTCGCCGCCGCTGCCGCGGGGGAGCCTGAGCCGCCGTCGCAGGCGGGGCGGATGGTCTTCACGGACGCGGACGACGTGGCCATCTTGACTTACGTGAAGGAACATGCCCGCTCGGCCAGCTCCGTCACCGGTAACGCCTTGTGGAAAGCGATGGAGAAGAGCTCGCTCACCCAGCACTCCTGGCAGTCCATGAAGGACCGCTACCTGAAGCGCCTGCGGGGCCAGGAGCACAAGTACCTGCTGGGGGAGGCCCCCGTGAGCCCCTCCTCGCAGAAACTCAAGAGGAAGGCTGAGCAAGACCCGGAGGCTGCTGATAGCGGGG AACCACAGAATAAGAGAACTCCAGACTTGCCTGaagaagaatttggaaaagaagagatCAAGGAGAATGAAGCAGCTGTCAAAAAGATGCTTGTAGAGGCCACCCGAGAGTTTGAGGAGATCGTG GTGGATGAGAGTCCTGATTTTGAAATACACATAACAATGTGTGATGATGATCCACCCACGCCTGAGGAAGACTCAGAAACACAGCCtgatgaggaagaagaagaagaagaagaaaaagtttctGCACCAGAGGTGGGAGCTGCCATTAAGATCATCCGGCAGTTGATGGAAAAGTTTAACTTGGATCTGTCAACAGTTACACAGGCCTTCCTAAAAAATAGTGGTGAGCTGGAGGCTACTTCCTCCTTTTTAGAATCTGGTCAGAGGGCTGATGGGTATCCCATTTGGTCCCGACAGGATGACTTAGATTTGCAAAAAGATGATGAGGCTACTCGAGATGCATTGGTCAAAAAATTTGGTGCTCAGAATGTAGCTCGGAGGATTGAATTCCGAAAGAAATAG